A stretch of Porites lutea chromosome 5, jaPorLute2.1, whole genome shotgun sequence DNA encodes these proteins:
- the LOC140938842 gene encoding uncharacterized protein, which produces MIDGSDVERRFLEEKAEIVRGFLQEREIVDRAHEDEKNDMRLAFEVEKENMRKAFECEKEEMRQNFLKEKDNIRLEFQESRHVLKLSFEDEKSALIKSWDREKQTLLDNYIKAKKELRAQFERLLREKEEGFKAEKAEMEAKIRKELEGIDEVKNELRRTLSQGLGDLENVYFEENAHLETLYNHEQPEVDMHFKSIADAEMSLDKEELLKSLKQEKTKMHSHYVNKHKLVEHQFALEIIDMEQRFKQQKNDLMNIFRREKSDMEKGFIKEKEDIRRKFEVEFRRMLQQQRLKFESEIQGYEHDISVLKYQKEQLEKCFSLEMRTLKLKFDHEKLEIENRFKNEKKDLKRVLKGQYERKLSGDKLRLEWLLDQFHLGRRASTDQMDSNGSALSTSSIYSD; this is translated from the coding sequence ATGATCGATGGATCTGATGTAGAAAGAAGGTTCCTTGAGGAGAAGGCGGAAATTGTTCGAGGATTTCTGCAGGAGAGAGAGATTGTTGATCGCGCCCACGAAGACGAGAAAAATGATATGCGTTTAGCTTTTGAAGTGGAAAAGGAAAACATGAGAAAAGCCTTTGAATGCGAGAAAGAAGAAATGCGACagaatttcttaaaagagaaagacaacatCCGCTTGGAATTTCAGGAATCGAGACATGTTTTGAAGTTGTCTTTCGAAGACGAGAAATCTGCATTGATAAAATCATGGGATCGTGAAAAACAGACTCTTCTTGACAATTACATCAAAGCGAAGAAGGAATTAAGAGCGCAATTTGAGCGACTTTTAAGGGAGAAAGAGGAGGGATTTAAAGCCGAAAAGGCTGAAATGGAAGCGAAGATTCGCAAAGAGCTTGAGGGAATCgatgaagtaaaaaatgagCTGAGGCGGACATTGTCGCAGGGCTTGGGCGATCTGGAGAATGTTTACTTCGAGGAGAACGCGCATCTCGAGACCCTCTATAATCACGAGCAACCAGAGGTTGATATGCACTTTAAAAGTATAGCAGATGCCGAAATGAGCCTGGATAAAGAGGAGCTGTTGAAATCGCTCAAACAAGAGAAGACCAAAATGCATTCTCACTACGTCAATAAGCACAAGTTAGTTGAGCACCAGTTCGCGTTGGAAATCATTGACATGGAACAGAGgttcaaacagcaaaagaacGATTTAATGAACATTTTTAGAAGAGAAAAGTCGGACATGGAGAAGGGctttattaaagaaaaggaagacaTCAGACGTAAGTTCGAGGTGGAATTTCGCAGAATGCTTCAACAACAGAGGTTGAAATTCGAGTCGGAAATACAAGGTTACGAGCACGACATCTCtgttttgaaatatcaaaaagaacAGCTGGAAAAGTGCTTTTCCTTGGAAATGCGaacattgaaattaaaattcgaCCACGAGAAGCTCGAAATTGAGAACAGGTTTAAAAACGAGAAGAAGGACCTTAAGAGGGTTTTAAAAGGGCAGTACGAGAGAAAGCTGAGTGGGGATAAACTCCGGCTTGAATGGCTACTAGATCAGTTTCACCTTGGGAGAAGAGCAAGCACCGATCAAATGGACTCTAATGGTTCGGCGCTCAGCACAAGTTCTATTTATTCCGATTAA